A DNA window from Thermoanaerobaculia bacterium contains the following coding sequences:
- a CDS encoding carboxymuconolactone decarboxylase family protein — METRIDYSKVASGAVNAMLGIEKYLTRCGLDRKLLNLVYLRASQINGCAYCLDMHWKDLRAEGEDEQRLYGLDAWRESPYYSDRERAALAWTEAVTRLSDHVPDAVFEEARRHFDEKELADLTLGIVAINGWNRLNIAFRSPAGTYQPGQWAKEQPVKA, encoded by the coding sequence ATGGAAACCCGAATCGATTACTCGAAAGTCGCGTCCGGAGCCGTCAACGCCATGCTCGGCATCGAGAAATACCTGACTCGGTGCGGGCTCGACCGGAAGCTCCTCAATCTCGTCTATCTCCGGGCATCGCAGATCAACGGCTGCGCCTACTGCCTCGACATGCACTGGAAGGACCTCCGCGCGGAAGGCGAGGACGAGCAGCGGCTCTACGGCCTCGACGCCTGGCGGGAATCGCCCTACTACTCCGATCGCGAGCGCGCCGCTCTCGCGTGGACGGAAGCGGTCACCCGTCTCTCCGACCACGTTCCCGACGCGGTGTTCGAAGAGGCGCGCCGGCACTTCGACGAAAAGGAGCTCGCCGACCTCACGCTCGGCATCGTCGCGATCAACGGGTGGAACCGTCTGAATATCGCCTTCCGTTCGCCGGCCGGGACCTACCAGCCCGGGCAGTGGGCAAAGGAGCAGCCGGTAAAAGCCTAG